A window of Streptomyces broussonetiae genomic DNA:
ACAACGCGGCGGCCAGGGCGGCGGGCCTGGTCGCGGTGGCGGCGCTGCCGCTGCTCACGGGGATGGGGCCGCAGGCGTACCGGGTGCCCACGGCGTTCGACGCGGCGTTCCGGCGGGCCATGCCGATCTGTGCGGGAGTGCTGGTGCTGGCCTCGGTGACGGCGTTCGCGCTGGTGCGCCGACCGGTCCCCGGGTGCCTGCGGCCGGAATGCCGGACGCACGGCAGCGTGACGGCTCCGCCGCTGGAGGGGGAGCGGTCTGCTGACTAGTGCCCCCTCAGGCGACGTTCGCCCCGTGGTGACACCGGCATGCCCCCCGCTGCCTCGAGGGCACGGCAGGCGCCCCCGCTCACGCTCCCACCCACCCACGCTCCCTCCGCTCGCGCTTGCCCTGCTCGCGCTTGCCTTCGCTCACGCTTCCCCCCGCTCACGCTTCCCCCCCCCGCTCACGCTTCCCCCGCTCACGCTTCCCCCGCTCACGCTCCCCCCGGCTCTCGCCCCGCTCGAGCGGGGGACCCCACGGCGCCGCTCCTCGGTGGGCAAACGGTGCCTGCCGGGCCGCTGGGCCGTGCTGCCTCCGCAGGCCGGCACAGCCAGGCGCTCTTCCGGAGCGCCGGGTCACCGCACGGTGAGCCACACTGGACCTCATGACGATTCACGAGAACCTCCTCGGCGGCCCGCCCCCGACCCACCTGCCCGACGAACCGGAGCCCCGCGAACTCCTCGCGAACGGCACCGCTCCCGCGGACGTCGCCGCCAAGTACCCCACCTCCTCCCTCGCCTGGGCCCAGCTGGCCGACGACGCGTTCGAGGCCGGCCGGGTCGTGGAGTCGTACGCCTACGCCCGTACGGGCTACCACCGCGGCCTCGACGCCCTGCGCCGCAACGGCTGGAAGGGCCACGGCCCGGTGCCGTGGGAGCACGAGCCGAACCGCGGCTTCCTGCGCGCCCTGCACGCCCTCGCCCGCGCCGCGCAGGCGATCGGTGAGCAGGAGGAGTACGAGCGCTGCTCGGAGTTCCTCAAGGACTCCTCCCCGGCGGCCGCCCAGACCCTGGGCTGACCCGATCGGCTCCTCGGGGAGCCACCGGTGTGGCCCGTTCGGCAACGGACGGGCCTTGCCGTACGGGAGTCGATTACCGAGGATGCCGGTGGGGACCGGGGCCCCCGTGCCGGAATCGGCAGGGGCGGACCGCTACCCGGAGTACAGCAGGAGACAGCGATGTCCCAAAAGGCTCATCTGTCCATCGAGACTCAGGAGCCCGAGACCCCGCATCTCGACTTCGCCGGCACGACGCCGTACGAGGACTACGTCAAGGCCGACGTGCTCACCCACCTCCAGCACACCCTCTCCGACGATCCCGGAGAAATGGTCTTCCTGGTCACGACCCAGGTCATGGAGCTGTGGTTCACGGTGATCGTGCACGAGTGGGAGACGGCGGCGAACGCGCTGCGCTCGGACGACGTGCCGATCGCGATCGCCGCGCTCAAGCGCTCCGTACGGGAACTGGAGGCCCTCAACGCCTCCTGGAAGCCGCTCGGCCGGCTCACTCCCGCCCAGTTCAACTCCTACCGCTCCGCCCTCGG
This region includes:
- a CDS encoding DUF3151 domain-containing protein, with the translated sequence MTIHENLLGGPPPTHLPDEPEPRELLANGTAPADVAAKYPTSSLAWAQLADDAFEAGRVVESYAYARTGYHRGLDALRRNGWKGHGPVPWEHEPNRGFLRALHALARAAQAIGEQEEYERCSEFLKDSSPAAAQTLG